A window of Coregonus clupeaformis isolate EN_2021a chromosome 28, ASM2061545v1, whole genome shotgun sequence contains these coding sequences:
- the LOC121542358 gene encoding iroquois-class homeodomain protein irx-1-like, with amino-acid sequence MSFPQLGYPQYLSASQVVYGGDRPGVLTPSSRGGSSEIAGNQSAAAAAVTSVLGMYANPYTAHNYSAFLPYSSADLALFSQMGSQYELKDSPGVHPGSFAAHTSPAFYPYGQFQYGDPARPKNATRESTSTLKAWLNEHRKNPYPTKGEKIMLAIITKMTLTQVSTWFANARRRLKKENKVTWGARSKEDEDGNIFGSDNEGDTEKNDDEEEIDLESIDIDKIDDNDGDQSNDDDDDKPEGRERDREFDSLEKRRPFALQHEAFDKSKNSISSGKELSDSNNNTRVLSRDRQGSFQLPVNNKPKIWSLAETATSPDSSVKSTSPSGPAGHTPPQMQHPAFLPSHGLYTCQIGKFHNWTNGAFLGQNSLLNVRSFLGVNQHHHHNHHLHTQQQLQQTSVLVSAGAALNDKASPQLSPKHIDRDNVVRSDSPPTQPLKSSFRPLHDGPRTQQEATQRVLTALSSA; translated from the exons ATGTCTTTCCCCCAGTTGGGCTACCCTCAGTACTTAAGTGCCTCCCAAGTGGTGTACGGCGGGGATCGGCCGGGGGTCCTGACTCCGTCGTCCCGGGGAGGGAGCTCTGAGATCGCGGGAAACCAGTCGGCTGCTGCCGCTGCAGTCACCTCGGTGTTGGGCATGTACGCAAACCCCTACACTGCACACAACTACAGCGCATTCTTGCCTTACAGCAGTGCAGACCTGGCTCTTTTCTCTCAAATG GGCTCCCAGTACGAGCTGAAGGACAGTCCTGGCGTCCACCCCGGCAGCTTCGCGGCCCACACCTCGCCAGCCTTCTACCCATACGGTCAGTTCCAGTACGGGGACCCGGCCAGGCCCAAGAACGCCACCCGGGAGAGTACCAGCACGCTGAAGGCCTGGCTCAATGAGCACAGGAAGAACCCCTACCCCACCAAGGGAGAGAAGATCATGTTGGCCATCATTACTAAGATGACCCTGACGCAGGTGTCCACCTGGTTCGCCAACGCCAGGAGGAGGCTGAAGAAGGAGAACAAGGTGACGTGGGGGGCCAGGAGTAAAGAGGACGAGGATGGAAACATCTTCGGCTCCGACAACGAGGGAGACACGGAGAAGAACGATGACGAGGAGGAGATAGATCTAGAGAGCATCGATATAGACAAGATAGACGACAACGATGGAGATCAGAGCAACGACGATGACGATGATAAACCGGAGGGCAGAGAGCGAGACCGAGAATTTGACAGTCTGGAGAAACGGCGGCCCTTCGCTCTGCAGCACGAGGCCTTCGACAAATCTAAGAACTCAATTTCCTCCGGGAAGGAACTTTCTGATAGCAACAACAACACCAGAGTTCTGTCCCGGGACAGACAGGGAAGTTTTCAGCTCCCAGTGAACAATAAGCCTAAGATCTGGTCGTTAGCTGAGACGGCTACCAGTCCTGATAGTTCTGTGAAGTCCACCTCTCCCTCCGGCCCTGCCGGTCACACACCGCCTCAGATGCAGCACCCGGCCTTCCTGCCCTCCCACGGACTATACACCTGTCAGATAGGCAAGTTCCATAACTGGACCAACGGAGCATTCCTGGGGCAGAACTCTCTGCTCAATGTCCGGTCGTTTCTAGGAGTTAATCAGCACCATCATCATAACCACCACTTACATACCCAGCAGCAGCTGCAGCAGACCTCGGTGTTGGTGTCGGCTGGAGCAGCGCTCAACGACAAGGCCTCGCCACAACTCAGTCCCAAGCACATAG ACCGTGATAACGTTGTAAGAAGTGACTCTCCTCCAACACAACCTCTGAAGTCTTCATTTAGACCCCTTCATGATGG CCCCAGGACTCAGCAAGAAGCCACGCAGCGGGTTCTAACCGCCCTCTCCTCGGCTTGA